One part of the Gadus macrocephalus chromosome 8, ASM3116895v1 genome encodes these proteins:
- the LOC132463562 gene encoding putative nuclease HARBI1 — MACPFDERPIDIGAQIIRAIHRERLIRPRLDILSFPEDFLLERYRFSRDSLLYLNNLLQPYIANVTNRGSALSPLQTICTALRFFATGSFLYSVGDAEHIGKATVCRSVRKVCLALKRLLRNFIVFPGHKPTRRMKMEFHQLAGFPNVIGCIDGTQVPILAPSINEADYVNRKGYHSINVQMICDASHMITNVEAKWPGSVHDARMYRESNLSRKFQEGQFDGWILGDRGYPCLPTLITPYPNPAPGPQTTLNRAHSRTRVKIENTFGILKSRFQCLRGLRVCPERACDIIVACAVLHNIATLRKEMPPPFDPFLEEEHIPQMDSRAGQRMREHLCQNHFN; from the exons atggcatgcccttttgacgAGAGGCCGattgatatcggagcgcaaataaTTCGTGCCATTCACAGAGAGAGATTAAttagaccacggctcgacatatTGTCCTTTCCGGaggactttttgctggagagatatcGTTTTTCACGTGATTCTttgctttatttaaataaccttCTCCAACCATACATTGCAAATGTGACCAATCGTGGATCTGCCCTCAGTCCACTCCAAACAATTTGCACAGCTCTCCGATTTTTTGCGACGGGAAGCTTTTTGTACAGCGtaggagatgctgagcacatagGCAAAGCCACGGTCTGCCGCTCAGTACGTAAAGTTTGTCTTGCGCTGAAGCGGTTGTTGCGGAACTTCATCGTATTTCCAGGCCATAAACCCACGAGACGCATGAAAATGGAGTTTCACCAACTTGCAG GATTTCCAAATGTAATTGGGTGCATTGATGGCACACAAGTGCCCATACTGGCCCCATCTATAAATGAGGCAGATTATGTGAACAGGAAAGGCTATCACAGTATAAATGTTCAG ATGATATGTGATGCTTCCCACATGATCACCAATGTAGAGGCAAAATGGCCTGGTTCAGTCCACGATGCAAGGATGTATCGTGAATCCAATTTGAGCCGTAAATTTCAAGAGG GGCAATTCGATGGGTGGATCCTAGGAGATCGAGGGTATCCATGCCTCCCGACGCTCATCACCCCGTACCCTAATCCCGCTCCTGGACCACAGACTACATTAAACCGGGCACACAGCAGAACCCGCGTTAAGATTGAAAACACATTCGGGATATTGAAGTCCAGATTTCAATGCCTACGTGGACTAAGGGTTTGTCCGGAACGGGCATGCGACATAATTGTTGCATGCGCCGTCCTCCACAATATCGCCACCCTGCGCAAAGAGATGCCTCCCCCCTTTGACCCGTTCCTCGAGGAGGAACACATTCCCCAAATGGATTCAAGGGCTGGACAAAGGATGCGGGAACACCTTTGCCAAAATcacttcaattaa